TGTAACGATCAGCAGTAGTTGGATCATCCGGCGAGGCCGCCTTGTTCGAGGAAGTCGGCCAGCAGCTCGCTCGCGCGCTCGATCCGTTTGCGCACGGTAGGCAGCATTGATCCGGGTTTCCACAACTTGCCGTGCACCAGGTCCGAGACGATCAGCAGCGGGACGATCGAGCGGCCGCCGCGAAACTTCGCCACGGCACACAGGGCCGAGAGTTCCATCTCCACGGCGATCAATCCCTGGGCCCGCAGCTCTGCGAGCTTGCCGCGGGTCTCGCGGAATAAGGCGTCGGTGGTCCAGACCCGGCCTGAGAACGCTTGCTCGCCGTGATCGCCTAAAAAGCGCAGCAGCTCGGCGCAGCCTTGGGGATCGCTGTTGAATACGCGTTGGCGGGAGAAGTAGTGGCGGCTGGTTCCCTCGCCGGAAAGCGCGGAATCGGGCACGATTAGCGAGCCGAGCTTGGCGAACGGTTGCAGACTGCCGCAGCTTCCCACGGGCAGCAGGCTGTGCGTGCCGCAGGCGAACAGAATCTCGGCCACGGCAGCGGCCAGTGGAGCGCCCATCGTCGGTCCGACCAGGCCCACGCCGTTGGACTTTCGCGGCGGGTAGTAACGCGCGGTGACGATCGCCTTGCCGCGCTCGTCCAGGCCCAGCCGCCGGCGCAGACGATCGGTCATACGCTGGTCAAAGGTCATCACCACGCGCTTGGCCGTACGGCCGATCAGCGGCGCGAAAAACCGTGGCGAAATCAGCGCCCGGTCGGAATCTGCAACAGGCTTTCCCATGTCGAAGCACATCGCTTATATTGGATGCCTCCATATATCACATTTCGGGGGCGTAAGTGAGCATCGGTCGCATCCTCGGCGGGTTGGCAGCGGCGTTCGTGATCGTATTGGGGCTGCTGTTTCTGATCAGCTTTTCGGTCTCGCAAAGCGTGGGCGTGCTCGTCGTCGGCCTGCTGATGGTCGGCCTGGGCGTGCTGCTGTTGCTGGTCCTCTTCGTCTGGCGCAAGCCCACCCAAGTGCGCGTCACCGAGCGCACGGAGATCGTGCAGAAGGTCGACCTCTCCGGCGAGCTCACGCCCGAGCAGCTCACTCCTGCGGGGCCGAGCTGGATCAGCGCGCGGTGACCGTCGATCCCAGCGGCGCAGTGGTGATCAGCTGCCCCTACTGTTCGAGCACCTACCATCTGGCGGAGAAACCCAAATGGTGAGAATGCCTCTGCGATGCGTACTGGGGGCGCTGGCCCTGCTGTTGCTTTTGGTGCAGCCGGCGTGGGCAAACTACCTATTCACACTGGAGAGCGAGACCGTCGACGTCTGGATCCGGCCCGATGCCTCGCTGCTGCTGGACTACCAGTTCGTGTTCCAGAACAGCCCCTCCGTGTCGGGCATCGATGTGGTCGACGTGGGACTGCCTCAGCGCAGCTACTCGCTGAGCAGCTTTGAGGCCTGGGTCAACAACAACCCTGTGAACGACATCCGACCAAGCGAGTACGTGGACATCGGTGTAGAGGTGCACCTCGAGCCCTACATCATCACCCGCGGGGCCAAGGGCACAGTGCGCGTGCGCGGGATCGTCGAGCAGATGGTCTATCCCGACGACTACGACGAGAACTACGTGTCCGTGGAGTTCGTGCCCACAACCGCGAGTTCGCACCGGAAAAGTGCGCGGACTGCGCCGACCTCGCTGTCTGCGGCGGCGGATGCCCGCTGTACGTCAAGAACCAACAGATGATCTGCGCCGAAAGCGGCAGCAACGGCTGAGGAAGGCGGCACTCGTCGGCTTAGAGTAAATATCGATTATCGTACGCTAAATGTCATTCTGAGGCCTTTGGCCGAAGGACCTACGCACGCATTATGAATTTGCCTTGAAACGCTGATAACTTTAAATATTCAGTTAGTTACGAGATGATTAAGTAACGTGTCCCCAACACTCCCAACTATGTTAAATATTGTCTCTGAAATTCCATATAAATTACTAGTAGTAATGATTTTTGTTTGACTTAAAGCATGCTTAGGGCATATTATTCATGTGTTGCTTGTGACAAGAATTTTAGAAGTAATTTAACCTAAGCTTAGATTTGGAATAAAATGCTGCCATAGGGGATCAGTATGAGAGTAAAAGAAGTGATAGAGTCCATATTAAGCCAACCCACGGGTGCCAAATATTTCAAGTGTGATTTACACTTACACTCCAAATATTCGAAGGAGACCGGTAAAGAGCTTCCTAGCGTGAAGGATATAATTGACACAGCAGTCAATAGAAAACTGGATATAATATCTATAACAGACCACAACAATGTTGAGTCGTATATTGAGGCAGCAACATATATTAGGGAGAATCAAGTTCCAATCGGTCTAATACCTGGCTTTGAGCTTTCTATAGGGATAACACAGCTACATTTACTGGCATTTTTCCCTACATTAAGTTCTGATGATGCAACGAAAGACTCCATGTCTGAAGCCTTAAAGGATCTTGGAATAAATCTTCAAACACAAAAAGCATCTCCATCCTCTGCTAATACTCATTTATCACCTATTGATGCATTAGGTGTCTTAATAAAATATAATGCTCAGGTGATTGTCGCCCATGTTGACAAAGGATTTGAAAGTTGGAAGGGAATTGTTAGAGATAATTTCTATAATTCAGAGAATCTTCGAGGCTTTGAATATATTGATGAATTGCCACCTAGTATTACTAATATATGTAGGAAAAAATGTAATATTATATCATCAGATGCCCATAGTCTTGAAATGATAGCTGCACGAACAACTCTGATTAAAGCTGATGTAAATAACTACCATGGATTATTTGCAGCGTTAGAGGATCCAGAATACCGGGTGTTCTTAAAGAGCCAAGAGATCGAACATTCATATATTGTTGGCTTAAAAGTTATTGGGGGAGAAAAAACAAATAGGAAAGATTTACAAAAGGGGGGAATGCTAAATGATTTTTGCGTTCGATTTAGCCCTAACCTAAATTGCCTAATAGGAGAGAGAGGTACTTTTAAAAGCTCTATTATTCAGTTTATCAAAGCCTCATTATGTAAATTGGAGGAAGATTATTCGTTTGATGAGATTTCTGAGGGAAATTTAAAAAAGGAATTGCAAAAGACGGGAAAGTTTATTGAGGAAGTTCTTGGAGAAAATGGAAGGATCTATATTCTGGTCCAAGCTACCCCAAAAACGATATACATTATTGAAACCATATATGAGAATAAGAAGATTCGGAGAATTGTCTATGATGAGTATGGCATTGAACAAGCTAGAAAGTCATACGACATGATACAGGCAGATGTATATGGACATGAAGAAGTTAAGGAAAATGCAACAAGTCTTGTTAATCAAGAGAAAATAATTGATGCAATTTTGGATGAAGTGCAAGGTTATAATATCAAAGAAAAAGCACGTTTAGCAACTTTAAAAATGAATAGAGAGAGAATTGAAAAGGTGCAACAAAGTAGCAAAGAGTATAAGGAATACGAAAAGAGAAACGAAAGGCTGATAGAACAAAGAAAAAACATCTCAATTTCTGATGATCTGAAAGTATTTGTAAAAGATAGAGAAGGAATTAATGGTTGGTATAAAGCGATTATAAGATCAATAGATAAGACTATTGATTGTATCAGGGGGATATTGCCAGAAGAGAAATTAGCCAGTATAGATTGCCCTCCTTGTGAAAATAAGGATGTTACTAGGATATATAACAAAACACTGATAGAAATTGAAGAAGCTGAAAAAGAATTAAAGACCCAGATTGATATCCTTATAAGTATGATGCTGGATAAAAAGCAAACAATAACTGATAATAACGAGAAGGCTGTAAAGATCATTTCAGATGAATTTAAAACGAAGTATCCATCAGCAAACATAATAACAAATCAGGAAATGAAAAATAATTTAATGATATATGATGAGCTGACTGGAAAAATTGAAGATAAGACTGGTAAAATGAAGGAATTAATGAAAGATATAGATAGCAAGGGACGGCTTGAGAATGATCGAAACGACATGATAAAGGAGATAGAATCGGAAGCATTGAAACGATATTCAGTAAGAAAGAAATATGGAGAGGGAGTTACGAAGAATACAAAGCTAATTAGGGTAGGATGGAAGAAAAATGGGAACAAAGAGTCTTATATAAGCTTTTTAGCAAATAGACTACAGGGTTCTGGTGCACAATATGAAAATCACATATGTAAAATTGCAGATCAGTTATCTCCTGCGAGATTAGCGGAATTAATCAAGAATAATGATGCTTCAACCATGACAAGAGAAACGGGAATAAAACAAGAAATGGTTAATAAAATATTAGGACATAAGACTTTTATAGACTGCCAATATGAGCTTCACGAAATCATATTAAGAGACTCTCCTCAAATACAATTCAATGATAGAGGAACATGGAAAAACCTAGAAAGCTTGTCAGACGGTCAAAAGGCAACAGTATTACTAACATTAATACTAGAGAAGCCAGAAAACGCATTGATTATCGATCAACCAGAGGATGACATAGATAATAAAGTGATATACGAAGAGATAGTAAATAAATTGAGGCAGAGAAAGCTTTCGAAACAAATTATTGTATCGACACACCAGGCCAATATTCCTGTACTAGGCGATGCAGAGAAGATCGTAGTATTAAAATCCGATGGATACCACGGTTCACTAGAACAGGAAGGATGTGTGGAAACGCCGAATATTATTAAGTACATATTGAATATTATGGAAGGTGGGAAAGAGGCGTTTGAAAGAAGAAGCAATAAATATAAAATCGGCAACCTAATAGAAAGATAATTCTGTGGAAATAATCTTAAATGAAGGTTAGGTAATAAATACTACGGCTTTATTGGTAAGGCGGCCGTCGTTGCGAATAATAACGAGGTACATACCGGTGCCGGCGATTTGGGTGTAGCGTTCCATGGCCCACCGGAACAAGGGTGGGTAAGAGGGGAAATATAGAGCGACCGTCAGAGATACTTCCGCAGCGTCTGTTCCAGTGAGCGGTTTTGGATGTCGAAGCCTTGTTCGATGGTGCGTTTGGGCAGCACGTGTTGGCCTTCGAGCAGCACGTCGGCCCCCTCTTTGAACAGCATCTTCAGGACGAACGGCGGCGCGTCGATCCAGGATTTGCGGCCCAGGATCTCGCCGACCTTGTCGGTGAGTGTGCGCATTTTTACAGGTGCGGGTGAGGTGCCGTTGAGTGTGCCGCTGACATCGTCGTTGTCCAGGGCGTACATGTAGAGGTTTACCAGATCCTCGATGTCGATCCATGAGACCCACTGGTCCCCGCTGCCCACGGTGCCGCCGATGTGGCGGTGGAAGTTATCGGCGATCTTGGACAGCGCACCGGCGCCCGGCCCGAGCGCCACGCCGCTACGGATTATGGCTACGCGTGACCCGAAACCAGCGGCCTTTTGCGCCTCTATTTCCCAGTCCACGCAGAGCTTGGCCAAAAAGTCATCGCCCGGCGGCGAGCTTTCAGAAAACCCGGGACGTTCGCTCGATCCGTAATAGCCCACTGCCGAGGCGCTGACCAGCGCTGAGGGCGGCTTTTCGGCCAGGCCCATGGCCACGACCAGGGAGCGGGTCGTGGTTACCCGCGATTCGTAGACCTCGTTCTTGTAGCCTTCGGTCCAGCGCTTTCCGGCGATGGGCGCTCCAGCGAGGTTGATTACCTTCTCGACCTTAAACAGCGCGTCACCGGAGCGCAGGCTGTCCCAGCTCTCGACCTCGACCTTGCTGCCGAACATTTCTTTGGTGCTGCCCGCGTTGCGCGTGACGATCACCGGAATGTCGCCGCGCTCGATCAGCTTGAAAACGATCTCGCGCCCGATAAATCCTGTGCCTCCGGTCAGCAGTACACGCATTGACATCGGGTTACCCCCATGGCTGATCGATTGATTTATTGCGATTCCAAATAATATAACCCAGGCGAGCCGTTGCCGGTCAAGTCCAAAGATGTGTGTTATCGCGGGTCCGTGCCAGGCTTGTCTAGCTGCGAGCAGTTCGGTTAAAGTCAATCCGCCATGGCACTGTGGATCATCGTACCGGTCTACAACGAGTTCGATGCGACCCCGCAGCTTCTCGAGCAGCTCAACGACGATCGTTTCTTTCGTCAACGGAGTCCGGCTCGGCTGACTCGAACCAGGAGTTATTTTAGATGAGTGCGCAGCGTAAACCGTTCAATATCGGCGTGGTGGGCCTGGGCCACTGGGGACCGAACCACGTCAGAGTTTTCTCCCAGCTGCCGGACTCGCAGGTGACCTGGGTCTGCGACAGCGACCGCAGCCGGGCAGCGGTTGTGAGCAACAGCGCGCCCCAGGCGCGTTTTACCGCCGACCTGGCCGATCTGTTGGCCGACCCGCAGCTTGACGCGCTGGTGGTCTCCACGCCCACCGCGACTCACGCGAAGATCGTGCGCCGGGCAATGAAAGCGGGCAAGGACGTGTTGTGCGAAAAGCCGCTGTGCCAAACCCTGCGCCAGTCCACAGCCTTGGCCCAATTGGCTGAGCGAGAGAGCCGGGTGCTGATGACCGGCCACATCTTTTTGTTTCACGCCGCGGTGGCCGAGCTGAAGAAACTGCACGCGAGCGGCGCCCTGGGCAAGCTGCACTACATGCACGCCGAGCGCACCAACCTGGGGCCGTTCCGTTACGACGTGGGCGCGGTCCACGACCTGGCGTCCCACGACATCTCGATCTTCAACTGGCTGCTCAACGCAGAGCCCGAGGCGGTTAACGCCGTGGGACGCTCGTCGCTGCAACAGGGGATCGAGGACTACGCCTTTGTCACGTTGCACTATCCGCAGGGCATAATCGCCCACGTGCACGCCAGTTGGCTCAACCCGCGCAAGGTGCGCGAGATCACGATCGTCGGCGATAAGCAGATGGTGGTCTTCGACGACCTGAGCCCGATCGGGCCCATCGCGCTGTACCGCAAGACCGTGGTGCGCCAGAGCTACGCTGACTTCGGCGAGTTCAACCTGCTGGCGCGCGAGGGCGACTTGCACTTCCCCAAGGTGCAGATGCGCGAGCCGCTCAAGGCCCAGGCCGAGTCGTTCCTGCGCGCGTTGCGCACCAGGCGCGTGCGCAAATCCGACCCGCAGTTCTCGCTGGGCGTGATGCGCGTACTCGACGCGGTACAGCGTTCCATGCGGCGCAACGGCGCCCGCGTGGCGCTCAAGGAGGGCTGAAGATGAAGGACGGTAAACCGCAGGCGATCGGCGAGAACGTATCGATCGGCACGGGCTGCGTCTTCGGCCGCAACGTGATCATCGGCGACAACGTAGAACTCGGGGAGCGCTGCATCATCGGCGATAACGTCGAACTGCGCGAGTGCCGATTGGGCGGCGGCGTGCGCGTGGAGCGCAACGCCTTGGTCGGCTACTCCACGCTTACCGGCTGGTTTTCCACCGGACGGCGCGAGGTCGAGGACGACCCGGGAATCGCCGAGTTGGGCGAGGACTGCCTGGTGCGTACCGACGCGGTGATCTATCGCGGCGCGCGCATAGGCGCGTCGTGCTGGATCAACCACAAGGCCCTGGTGCGCGAGCGCTCGCGGATCGGCCACCACACCTCCGTCGGCTCGATGGTCGATGTGGAGGGCTACTGCAGCATCGGCAACTACTGCTCGATCAACAGCCAGGCCTACGTGGCGGCCAAGAGCTCCCTTGGCGACTACGTGTTCATGGGGCCGCAGTCGGTGACCACCAACGACAACCCGATCGGCTACCGCCGCGACCTGCCCGACCCGATGCAGGGGCCCAAGATCGGCTTCGGCGTGAGCATCGGCGCGCGAGCCGTGATCCTGCCGCGCGTACTGCTGGGCATGGAGGTGGTGATCGGCGCCGGTGCGGTCGTGACCTCAGACGTGCCCGACGGCATGCTGGCCTATGGCGTGCCCGCGCGCGTGATGGGCCCGGTTCCCGAGGACTGGCACTTGCCGCGCGAGGTCCGTCAAAGCTACGGACGCGGCTGAACGCGCGAGCGGGAGGGATCATCGACTTTCACGGACTGAAGGTGCTGACCTGCCCCGTGGCCTTTAACGAGCGGGCCAAGATCGGGCGGGTGATAGATCGCTTGCAGGCAGCAAATCTGCCGCACGTGGCCCTGGGCGACGACGGCTCGGATGACGGCACTACCGAATTGGCGCGCGAACGCGGCGTCGAGCTGGTGCGGCACGAACAACGCCGCGGCGTGGGCGCGATGATCCGCACGGTGATCGGCCACGCGCGCGAGGCGGGCTACGACGTGCTGGTGATCATGGCCGGCAACGATAAAGACGAGCCGGCCCAGGCCCAGCGACTGGTCGCGCCGATCGCCCGTGGCGAGGCCGACATCGTCCAGGGCTCGCGCTATCTGCCCGGCGGGGAGTTCGGCAACATGCCGCTCTACCGCCAGCTGAGCACGCGTCTGATCCATCCGCTGCTGTTTTCGCTTTTGGCCCGCAAGCGGATGACCGACACTACCAACGGCTTTCGCGCGATTCGGCTTTCGATCTTCGACGATCCGCGGCTGGCCATTGACCAGCCCTGGCTCGATCAATACGAGCTGGAGGTCTACCTGCTGTTCAAGGCGTTGCGCCTGGGCTACCGTGTGATCGAGGCGCCGGTGAGCAAAATTTATCCCGAGCACGACCTGGGCTACACCAAGATGCGGCCGCTCAGCGGCTGGTGGAGCATCCTGCGGCCGCTGTTTTTGCTCGGACTGGGGATCCGCAAATGAAAGTGAACTTTGTCGATCTGCAGGCCCAGTTGAATACGATACGCGACGAGGTAAGCGCCGCGATGCTCGATGTGGTCGACCGCACGGCGTTTGTCCTGGGTCCGACGCTGCGCAATTTTGAGGAGCGGTTCGCCGACTATATCGGCATGCGGCACTGCCTGGGAGTCAGCTCGGGGCTCGACGCCCTGGCGCTGGCCCTGGCGGCGCTCGACGTCGGCCCGGGCGACGAGGTGATCACCGCGGCCAACACCTACATTGCCACTGCCCTGGCGATCTCCAAGGTCGGGGCGCGGCCGGTGCTGGTCGAGATGGACGAGTTCTACAACATCGATCCGACCCGCGTGGAGGCGGCGATTACGCCGCGCACCAAGGCGATTTTGCCGGTGCATCTCTACGGCCAGTCCGCAAATATCGGGCCGATCCTCGAACTGGCGCGCGAGCGCGGGCTCAAGGTTGTCGAGGACGCTGCCCAGGCCCATGGCGCGTACTATGGCGAGCAGCGCTGCGGTTCGCTGGGCGACGTGGGCTGCTTCAGCTTTTACCCGGGCAAGAATCTCGGGGCCTACGGCGACGGCGGTGCGGTTGTTACGGACAATGACGAGATCCGGCAGCGGATCAGCACGCTGCGCGATTACGGTCAGCAGGGCAAATACGTACATCTGGTCAAGGGCGGCAATCATCGCCTGGACGATCTGCAGGCCGCGGTGTTGGGGGTAAAGCTGCGTTACCTCGACCAGTGGAATCAGTCCCGGGTCCAGGCCGCACAGCGTTACGGCGAGCTGCTGGACGACTCCAAACTGACGCTGCCGAAGCGCGCCGATTGGG
This Candidatus Alcyoniella australis DNA region includes the following protein-coding sequences:
- a CDS encoding nucleoside phosphorylase, which gives rise to MGKPVADSDRALISPRFFAPLIGRTAKRVVMTFDQRMTDRLRRRLGLDERGKAIVTARYYPPRKSNGVGLVGPTMGAPLAAAVAEILFACGTHSLLPVGSCGSLQPFAKLGSLIVPDSALSGEGTSRHYFSRQRVFNSDPQGCAELLRFLGDHGEQAFSGRVWTTDALFRETRGKLAELRAQGLIAVEMELSALCAVAKFRGGRSIVPLLIVSDLVHGKLWKPGSMLPTVRKRIERASELLADFLEQGGLAG
- a CDS encoding PHP domain-containing protein, translated to MRVKEVIESILSQPTGAKYFKCDLHLHSKYSKETGKELPSVKDIIDTAVNRKLDIISITDHNNVESYIEAATYIRENQVPIGLIPGFELSIGITQLHLLAFFPTLSSDDATKDSMSEALKDLGINLQTQKASPSSANTHLSPIDALGVLIKYNAQVIVAHVDKGFESWKGIVRDNFYNSENLRGFEYIDELPPSITNICRKKCNIISSDAHSLEMIAARTTLIKADVNNYHGLFAALEDPEYRVFLKSQEIEHSYIVGLKVIGGEKTNRKDLQKGGMLNDFCVRFSPNLNCLIGERGTFKSSIIQFIKASLCKLEEDYSFDEISEGNLKKELQKTGKFIEEVLGENGRIYILVQATPKTIYIIETIYENKKIRRIVYDEYGIEQARKSYDMIQADVYGHEEVKENATSLVNQEKIIDAILDEVQGYNIKEKARLATLKMNRERIEKVQQSSKEYKEYEKRNERLIEQRKNISISDDLKVFVKDREGINGWYKAIIRSIDKTIDCIRGILPEEKLASIDCPPCENKDVTRIYNKTLIEIEEAEKELKTQIDILISMMLDKKQTITDNNEKAVKIISDEFKTKYPSANIITNQEMKNNLMIYDELTGKIEDKTGKMKELMKDIDSKGRLENDRNDMIKEIESEALKRYSVRKKYGEGVTKNTKLIRVGWKKNGNKESYISFLANRLQGSGAQYENHICKIADQLSPARLAELIKNNDASTMTRETGIKQEMVNKILGHKTFIDCQYELHEIILRDSPQIQFNDRGTWKNLESLSDGQKATVLLTLILEKPENALIIDQPEDDIDNKVIYEEIVNKLRQRKLSKQIIVSTHQANIPVLGDAEKIVVLKSDGYHGSLEQEGCVETPNIIKYILNIMEGGKEAFERRSNKYKIGNLIER
- a CDS encoding TIGR01777 family oxidoreductase, with amino-acid sequence MSMRVLLTGGTGFIGREIVFKLIERGDIPVIVTRNAGSTKEMFGSKVEVESWDSLRSGDALFKVEKVINLAGAPIAGKRWTEGYKNEVYESRVTTTRSLVVAMGLAEKPPSALVSASAVGYYGSSERPGFSESSPPGDDFLAKLCVDWEIEAQKAAGFGSRVAIIRSGVALGPGAGALSKIADNFHRHIGGTVGSGDQWVSWIDIEDLVNLYMYALDNDDVSGTLNGTSPAPVKMRTLTDKVGEILGRKSWIDAPPFVLKMLFKEGADVLLEGQHVLPKRTIEQGFDIQNRSLEQTLRKYL
- a CDS encoding Gfo/Idh/MocA family oxidoreductase codes for the protein MSAQRKPFNIGVVGLGHWGPNHVRVFSQLPDSQVTWVCDSDRSRAAVVSNSAPQARFTADLADLLADPQLDALVVSTPTATHAKIVRRAMKAGKDVLCEKPLCQTLRQSTALAQLAERESRVLMTGHIFLFHAAVAELKKLHASGALGKLHYMHAERTNLGPFRYDVGAVHDLASHDISIFNWLLNAEPEAVNAVGRSSLQQGIEDYAFVTLHYPQGIIAHVHASWLNPRKVREITIVGDKQMVVFDDLSPIGPIALYRKTVVRQSYADFGEFNLLAREGDLHFPKVQMREPLKAQAESFLRALRTRRVRKSDPQFSLGVMRVLDAVQRSMRRNGARVALKEG
- a CDS encoding DapH/DapD/GlmU-related protein — protein: MKDGKPQAIGENVSIGTGCVFGRNVIIGDNVELGERCIIGDNVELRECRLGGGVRVERNALVGYSTLTGWFSTGRREVEDDPGIAELGEDCLVRTDAVIYRGARIGASCWINHKALVRERSRIGHHTSVGSMVDVEGYCSIGNYCSINSQAYVAAKSSLGDYVFMGPQSVTTNDNPIGYRRDLPDPMQGPKIGFGVSIGARAVILPRVLLGMEVVIGAGAVVTSDVPDGMLAYGVPARVMGPVPEDWHLPREVRQSYGRG
- a CDS encoding glycosyltransferase family 2 protein codes for the protein MLTCPVAFNERAKIGRVIDRLQAANLPHVALGDDGSDDGTTELARERGVELVRHEQRRGVGAMIRTVIGHAREAGYDVLVIMAGNDKDEPAQAQRLVAPIARGEADIVQGSRYLPGGEFGNMPLYRQLSTRLIHPLLFSLLARKRMTDTTNGFRAIRLSIFDDPRLAIDQPWLDQYELEVYLLFKALRLGYRVIEAPVSKIYPEHDLGYTKMRPLSGWWSILRPLFLLGLGIRK
- a CDS encoding DegT/DnrJ/EryC1/StrS family aminotransferase; its protein translation is MKVNFVDLQAQLNTIRDEVSAAMLDVVDRTAFVLGPTLRNFEERFADYIGMRHCLGVSSGLDALALALAALDVGPGDEVITAANTYIATALAISKVGARPVLVEMDEFYNIDPTRVEAAITPRTKAILPVHLYGQSANIGPILELARERGLKVVEDAAQAHGAYYGEQRCGSLGDVGCFSFYPGKNLGAYGDGGAVVTDNDEIRQRISTLRDYGQQGKYVHLVKGGNHRLDDLQAAVLGVKLRYLDQWNQSRVQAAQRYGELLDDSKLTLPKRADWGTHVYHLYVVRAPQRDELLQFMASREVYCGIHYPTPLHLQPAYADLGLGQGAFPRTEQAAGELLSLPMFPEITPEQQAFVAQGIAEFYA